The genome window TTATTTTTCACTGGTGAAGTAAGTGTCTGACAAGACTTTTCCCATCTCTTGCACCCATTACTGATCTTACTCTTTGCAGTCTTGTGTCTTTATTGTTTCTGCCACTTGTTTTTTTTGCACTTAATAACTTGCAGGCAGTACTTTAAGagtattttgctttttcatttaggGGATGAATTTCTAGAAGATGGAGGAtgcaataatattaataattactaCTGATTAAATACTTTGTGATGGATTGTTaaattttttctacattttttattcATGCCTTTAAGaactctgaaatatttttatttccattttacaaatgagaaagctcAATTTCAAAGTGATTAAATGAGTTGATTGAAGTAAAAACTAGTCACTTTGGTACTTTATCAGATGTCACACCCACTAGactggctataatcaaaaagataacaagtattggtgagaatgtacAGAAATTGGAACCtctatatattgctggtgggaatgtaaaatgtatctgctttggaaaacagtttggtggttccttaAAAGGTTAAGCATGGAGTTACCTTACTGTTCAACAGTTCTTCTCACTATAtgctcaaaagaaatgaaaacatatgtccacataaaagcTTGTACAGGAAGGTTTACAggagcattatttatagtagccaaaaaaataaaaacaacctaagtaaaatgtagtatatccatatgatagaatattattcaacaataaaaagaaatggagtactgatacatgctacaaaatgttgtaaaaaaagatcagtggttgccaaagcCTAAGGAAGTTCAGGGAAATGGTGTGTGACTGCTgagggttaggtttattcccaggtattttattctttttgatgcaattgtgaatggaattgttttcctgatttctcttcctcttggttcattgttagtgtataggaaagccacagatttttgtgtgttaattttgtatcctgcaactttgctgtattccgatatcagttctggtagttttggagtggagtcttcagggttttttatgtacaatatcatgtcatctgcaaatagtgatagtttaactttttctttaccaatctggattccttgtatttcattgttttgtctaattgccatggctaggacctccagtactatgttaaataacagcggagagagtgggcatccctgtcttgttcccaatctcagaggaaaagctttcagcttctcactattcagtatgatgttagctgtgggtttatcatatatggcctttattatgttgaggtacttgccctctatacccattttgctgagagtttttatcataaatggatgttaaattttgtcgaatgctttttcagcatctatggagatgatcatgtggtttttgtcatttttgtttatatggtgtatgatgttgatggattttcgaatgttgtaccatccttgcagccctgggatgaatcccacttggtcatggtgtatgattcttttgatatatttttgaattcggtttgctaatattttgttgagtatttttgcatctacgttcatcagggatattggtctgtagttttcttttttggtggggtcgttgcctggttttggtattagggtaatgttggcttcatagaatgagtttgggagtattccctcctcttctgtttttcggaaaactttaaggagaatgggtattgtatcttctctgtatgtctgataaaattccgaggtaaatccatctggcccgggggttttgttcttgggtagttttttgattaccgcttcaatttctttgctcgtaattggtttgtttgaattttgtgtttcttccttggtcagtcttggaaggttgtatttttctaggaagttgtccatttcttctaggttttccagcttgttagcatataggtttcataatagtctctaataattctttgtatttctgtggagtctgttgtgatttttcctttctcatttctgattctgttgatgtgtgttgattctctttttctcgtagtaagtttggctagaggcttatctattttgtttattttctcaaagaaccagctcttggtttcattgatttttttctattgttttattcttctccattttgtttatttcttctcttatcgttattatgtccctccttctgctgactttaggcctcatttattcttccaattttgataattgtgacgttagactattcatttgggattgttcttccatctttaagtatgcctagattgctatatactttcctcttaagactgctttcactgtgtcccactgccttgtgttgttgttatttgtttccatatattccttgatctctattttaatttgttcattgatccattgattatttaggagcatgttgttaagcctccatgtgtttgtgagcctttttgttttctttgtacaatttatttctagttttatacctttgtgatctgaaaagttggttggtagaatttcaatctttttgaatttactgaggctctttttgtggcctagtatgtggtctattctggagaatgtcccatgtgcacttgagaagaatgtgtatcctgttgcttttgggtgtagagttctatagatgtctattaggtccatctattttagtgtgttgttcagtgcctctgtgtccttacttattttctgtctggtggatctgtcctttggagtgagtggtgtgttaaagtctcctaaaatgaatgcattgcattctatttcctcctttagttctgttagtatttgtttcacatatgctggtcctcctgtgctgggtgcatatatatttataatggttatatcctcttgttggactgagccctttatcattatgtaatgtccttctttatctcttgttactttctttgttttgaagtctattttgtctgatactagtactgcagcacctgcttttttctgcctattgttcgcatgaaatatctttttccattgcttgacttttagtctgtgcatgtctttgggtttgaggtgagtttcttgtaagcagcagggtcttgcttttttatccattctattactctgtgtcttttgattggtgcattcagtccatttacatttagggtgattattgaaagatatgtacttactgctattgcaggctttagatttgtggttaccaaaggttcaaggttagcttctttagtatcttactgtctaacttaagttgcttattaagctgttataaacactgtctggtgattctttatttctctcccttgttattcctcctcctccattctttatatgttggttgttttattctgtgctcttttgtgttgcctttaactgcttttgtgggtggttgattttattttttgcctttagttagtctAAAGGCTagttagttggtctgctttctttgctgtgattttattttctctggtgacatctatttagccttaagagtgctcccatctagagcagttcctctaaaatgccctgtagaggtggtgtggtttgtgggaggcaaattccctcaacttttgcttctctggcaattgtttgatccctccttcatatttaaatgataatcatgctggatacagtattcttggttcaaggcccttctgtttcattacattaaatatattatgccattctcttctggcccgtaaggtttctgttgagaagtctgatgataatagcctgatgggttttcctttgtaggtcacctttttcctctctctagctgcctttaaaactctttccttgtccttgatctttgccattttaattattatgtgtcttggtgttgtcctccttgggtgcctgctgttgggagttctgtgtacctctgtggtctgatcaattatttcctcccccagttttgggaagttttcagccattatttcttcaaagacactttctatacctttttctctctcttcttctggtacccctataatgtggatattgttccttttggattggtcacacagttctcttaatattgtttcattccttgagatccttttatctctctctgtgccagcttctatgtgttcctgttctctggtttctattccatcaatggcctcttgcatcttatccattctgcttataaatccttccagagattgtttcctttctgtaatctccctccagatgtcatcccttagctcttgcatatttctctgcagctccatcagcacggttatgacctttattttgaattctttttcaggaagattggttaggtctatctccttctcaggggttgactctgtgattttggtctgtatcaaattcttctgccttttcatggtgatagaggtagttgtgtgaagctggcatgtgtgtcagctgggagaacgtcccttcttgctggttttgtggccttcctctcctgggagaacagcgacccctagaggcttgtgctgggcagctgtgcgcagacagggcctctgattcttgcccggctgctgtggagttaagctccgtggttgctgtgggcgtggcctatctcaggctgctgctccaatatggcagagccgggttggaggggaaacaggcaggaggctgttatcgccgtgaggggcctctgagctgcgctgccacccagggggttagggcgcccagagttccctgggattcccagctgctggactaagtgtcctggaaTGCTtacatccagctgtggggtccctgtccctttaagacttacaaaaagcactcgcttttctttgtcccaggggcactggctgcggggacctgctcacaggtcttactgtcctgtttccctagtatccagcacccacgtactgtgtgtctgtgctccggtgcggatggctagggctggctgtttagcagtcctgggctccctctccctccccgctccaactcctctcctctcgcCGGGAGCTGgcgtgaggggcactcgggtcccgccgggccgcagCTTCTCTCTATCTTACCCACTTcccgaggcgctgggttctcgcaggtatggatgtagtctggctgttgtcctgtgtcttctggtctctcttttaggagtagttgtatttgttgtattttcaaatatatatatggttttgggaggagatttccactgctctactcacgccgccatcttggttccacCCCACCAGCTTGCCCGTGTTTTTAAAGAGCTGCTTACAAACCCATACGAGAAGATGGTAGATCTGTACTCATACAATTCTGGAAAAGGTTAAGTGTATGTCCTCATTAACTGAGCATATTTGGTGTTGGTTGatgggagaaaaaagagaaacaaattaaaTTGGTAGTCCAGCCTTCTCTCTGGTTGATGTGCTTGGTTTGGAAAAGATTACCACACATATTTGAAAAGGGAATTCATTTATATGCCTTGTCCCCTTACTCAGTTTTCTTCCTGCTTAAAGTAACAGGTATCGTTCCTCACAttcctgttttgtttgcttgcagCCCACTGCCCCAGCACATTAGTTCTGTGACCCTGTATTCCCCATCAGACTAGAACTTGAGAGTTGGAAATATGTAGAAATGTGGACCTTCTGCAGCAGGGCTAGAGAGTTGTCTCCCAAGACTAGACAGGAGGAGTTAAAGGAAACAAATCCAGTctgaagcaaaattgaaaaatCACAGTTGGATACAAACAAGGGGGGTAagtgaaaggcaaaatataaaatagaggaTTTCAGTGTGTACCCACTCAAGAGTGCATACTGTGCTAGAGTGAAACCTGAGAGTTACTAAGAATAACTTCACATATCCAGGCAGTCAGATCTGTTGTGTGGGAGCGAGAACAGAATACTGATTCTCAGATGCTGTGTTCCTTGCCCTGGATACAGAGCAGCACTATCCGGCTCGCCTTTTCCTTCAGATGGTTTAGATTCATTGCTTACCTTCACTGGAGAGCTTTTGGAGGTCACAGGATTCTGGCAGCCCTTGGAAAAGGTATTTTTGTTAGACTGGATTATAGCTTAGAGTTTCCTAGCTCCCAGAAAAGTAGGACCTAAGCCATTTCCTTTAagtgatttctttttaagtttagcTTTCAGCTTTGTTTATTGGCTGACaacattttttattcaaatacaaAGGACAGAGTATAACAGGGAAACTAGGGTTGccttttgttggtttgttttgtgAATGGCATTTAAGATCCTAGAACACACATCTTCCAGTAAGGCTGCCGTGTCTTTATGCCTGATACTTGTGCGGATAGTTCTCTCCGTGCCTGGTCTCAGGGCAGGCAGAGAACGTTTGGCATACCAGCCAAACTCAAGAAAGCTTGCTGCTTCAGTTTTAACTTATATTCTCTCCACAGATTTTTGCAGCTCAAGTAGCAGCCCTTCTTTCCAACCCATCAAAAGCCACATAACCATTCCAACAGCCCACGTGATACCTTCTACTTTGGGGACCTCTCCTGCTAAGCCAAATTCTACACCTGCTGGACCGTCTTCCTCCAAACTCTCTTTGCCAGGCTTGGCTGAAAGTGTAGCGCTGACAAGAAATGGAGATCTTGCTGCGATGAAACGTTCTCCAGGCCTACCTAGAGAATTCATGTATCTTTGTGGCACTACTGGAGAAAATGGAATTGAGCAGTCCTGGTTTCCAGCAGTGGGCTATGAAAGAGAAGAAGAGGTGAGGAGGTTTGATATTCCCAGCATGGAGTCTACCCTCAATCAGTCAGCAGTGATGGAGACGCTTTATTCAGATCCCCACTACCGAGTCCACTTCCACAACCCAAGAACCGAAACAAACAAGGAGTTATACAAAGTGTTGCCAGAGACCAAGAAGGCACCAGGCAGTGGGGCAGTATGTGAGCGGAATGGACCACATCCTAGCAGCAGTGGGGTACTCCCTTTGGGACTCCAGCCTGCTCCTGGGCTCTCCAAACCTCTGCCCTCTCAGATGTGGCAGCCGAATCCTGACCCTTGGCACCCCCGTGAGCGATCTTGTGAGCTCAGCACATGTCGGCAACAGCTAGAGTTGATCCGTTTACAGATGGAGCAAATGCAGGTAGAGGCCCTTCTTCCCTTGGATTTAGCAAGTTTTGCACAGATCTTAGAACTGCATAGGTTTTTTCCTCCAAGTTttgacttttaaagaaaacatttgtaaGAGGGAAGATGTTTGTaggggggaaatgacagcttatGAATGCCATTGAATCTATTGGTGGTCTAATTAAACACCAGATAGGTTCTTCAGAGTAGTGGATTTCAAGGGAAAACTCAAAAGGTAGGACACTAACATTGATTGTATACTTAGGTACCACTCACTAAGCTGTGCACTGAATATAACAGAATCCTTACAGCAGCACCCCGCTGAGGTAAATGTAGAAATTTACCAGGTTTTTTAGACTAAGTTATCTGTCCAGGGTCATAAAGCTGGTAGGTGGCAGAGCTAGGGTTTAAAAACCATCTTTGAACTCCTATATTCTTCCCACTATACcacatttgtgtttaaaaaaaaaagttgtgccACTTAAGATGTGAAGGACAGAAGCAGGACATATTCTCCTTTCTTGTTGAAGACATCTTAGCTCCTGGTTTGCCTCTGTTGCCAGATAATGAAAGATAACTGACCTTTTCTTAGAAACTAGAGCCTTTCTGAGCAGGAGTGTCCAGTTGGCAGGAGTCTTCCTGGCAGGTTCTTTCCAGTCATGCATCAGAgctaaaattatttcataaacaCTGGGCCTTCTCATCCTGAGCCAAAGTGAGCCTTGTGTGCATACCCGGCTGGGTACTGCTCGGGTATTTTCAGGTGTCTGTGGGTTAAGATAAAGCCCCTCTGGGCCTGCTTGTCTTGCAGCTTCAGAATGGAGCCATCTGCCaccatcctgctgcttttgctccTTCACTGCCTACATTAGAACCAGCACAGTGGATCAGCATCCTGAATAGTAATGAACACCTTCTAAAGGAAAAGGAACTCCTCATTGACAAGTAAGAGGGCAAGGGGTGCCGTAAGACCAGCATCTGCTCTTGCGTCCCCCACTGAGGGCACCTAGTGAGGTCTCCCCAAGGGCAGACTATCTCCCTCAGTTTAGCCTTACCTCATGGTAGAGATAGGTTGATAAGCAGTCTAGTCCCATATTTGACTGATGTGATAGGGCAGTTATGTATCTCTGCAGGGGCTCTGAGGAGTGCCTACAGGGGGGTATCTGGTCCTTTGCAGCTGATCTTCCCTCATTTCTCCTCAGTCAGCTTTCTCATTTGCTCTGCCTCCTGCAGCAAAACAGTATTGCCTAGAATCCAAGGCCTTTACTTTCATGGTATGGATTGTATCCGCTAAGGAAAGAGGGGGCTCATATTGCAAATGGGTTAGTGTCAGGACTTTATCTACTGGTTtttgcaggcagaggaaacacaTCTCTCAGTTGGAGCAGAAAGTGCGAGAGAGTGAACTACAAGTCCACAGTGCCCTTTTGGGCCGCCCTGCTCCCTTTGGGGATGTCTGCTTGCTGAGGCTGCAGGTGAGCATTGGTAGCCAGGATGGCAGTCAGCTTGCCCTAACTCAGTGTTGCCCTGGCTTGGTACTGTTAGGTATACAGGAGATAGAATAGAGACCAAATGATGTAAGGTGTTTCTGCCCTGAAAGAATAAACATCCTAATTATAAAGTATCCCTTGTTCTGCCTTTGTAGGGTAGAAAAGCTTGGGGATAGAATCAGGTGGAAGTCCAGATGCCTTGATATCAGGATGTacttgggagaaagggaaggcagAGCAAGATATGTAGTAAGGTTCTAAAGTTGGGTGATGTTCTAAAAAGTCTTAATCTGGCCCTGGCCAAAAGGAGGGAGAGGCAGAGGTAATTGGGATTTAGAgccattctcatttttattcttccatgTCTAGGAGCAACTGAAGGGACCCATATTCTTAGTGAGGTCAGTGGCTTTAAAAGAAGCCTGCTTTGTTGACCAAGCTTCTTCTGCAGTTTGGGTTTTTGAATTATGGGTATTAGACAGATTATAGTACTGGTCTGCCACCTAGTAGGCCTAAAATTGAGGTCCACAAAAGAGGAAGAATTTGCCTAAGATCATATAGGTAATGAATAGAGGAGAACCAGAACTTTAGAGCCTGGGTCTTCTGATACCTTGTTCTGTGTTCCTTACATTATGCTACAGTCCCTCAGGTATTGCTTTAAGGCAGTGGTTCTGAAATTTGACTGCATCAGAACAAGCTAGAAGGCTTGTTAAAACATAGATTATTGAGAccatccccagagtttctgactcagtgGGCCTGGGAGTTGGGctgaagaatttgcatttctaacaaatccGTAGATGATGCTGAAGCTGTTAGTCCTTTAAGCACATTTTGAAAAGCACTCCTTGAAGAAATTCTTAGATAAAGGTGATATTTCTCTAAGTATCCTGGGGATAAGTAAAATACATGGGACTATAAGGGGAAGGAACAGTTATGTTTTGAGAATCTTTCTGCAGGAGTTGCAGCGAGAGAACACTTTCTTACGTGCACAATTTGCACAGAAGACAGAAGCCTTgagcaaagaaaaaattgagCTTGAAAAGAAACTCTCTACTTCGGAAGTTGAAGTCCAGCTCATCAGAGAGTCACTTAAAATGGCATTGCAGAAGCAGTCGGAGGAggggaagaaacaggaagaaagggTAAGCTAAAGAGCTGTTAATCTCTAGTTCACAAAGGAGTCGACATTCAGTCCTCTCCTGTGAACCTTAAGCTGTACCTGGCCCCCATTCTTGGAACCAGGAGGAACCAGTTGGGTAAGATCCTACATTGACTTACCACGCAAGGCTGATCTGCTGGAAATGGTCTCCTTTCTGCTTCATCTCCACAAAACTACCACAGACAGGTAAAGTCATATCATCTCCCATTGCCCCAGGTTGTGGTGGGCTGCCAACTGGCCTGGATGGAAAACCAGCCTGGGTAGTCATACCAGATGGTACTCCTTCAAGATACCTATAGTAAATTTACATCATTCAGCTGGTTTCTCCTCATTCTGCCTAAAAAGTAGAGAAGAATTCCTTATGTGCAACCAGTTTGGGAGCTTTTACATTTTTGCCAGTGTCCTTAGAATTGTCTTGGGGTAAGATTGGTCATCACAGAGGAATGAACTTAAAATCTTTTGGTTCTGTTCACAACTACTGTAATGCAAATGTTCTTGGGGGACTGGTTAAGTAATGTTTACTTCTGGACCACTTGCATCAAAATCAGCTAGAGTGGTGCTTCTTAAGTGCTTCTTTATATGCATAAGAATCATTTGGAGGTGTTGTTAAAATTGCAGGTCCAGATTTAGTATTTGGAGGGAGGCAGGCTGAGATCCTGCACTTCTGACAAGCTCCTCTGTGATATTGGTGCCATTGGTACAGCGAGGAACTTAGAagcttgtttaaaaaagaaacttttaatcaaaataatacaTGTATGTAAGTCAAATAATCAAATACCaatatgtttataataaaaataggtATTTCTTTGCCCAGCCCCACTCCACAAACCTATCCATCCTcaactcttttctttctcttggtatATAcctctatattttggaaaaatattcttCTCTTAtacttttttactgtttttttgtttcttggatgcagtatcttttctttctgattatatTGCTTATACCTTTTGAGATGTCTACATCTGCTTGGAGTGTTCTGTGCCCTTCAggtcctttttattttgttttgtcatcTTTCAAGTTAGAGGCTTGGTGTTCCTTGAATGTGTAGGCACCCATATTTAAGAATGAAGTATTTAAAAGCTGAACGGAAGCTCTGGATTTGTGATAGTTGCCTGGTGGACTTCACTGAAGGATGGTCAGATTTAGATTACCTCTTCACTTGGGAACCCTTAAATATCAGAATCTGAATGTCTTATCTCACTCTCTTGAGGAAAGAATCTTCAGCCTGCTGCCTGGCTGGGGACAGGAATGCTCTGGCCTTTAGGTTCTCAGCATTGAGAAGGAGATTGGCTTAGTGTCCCACAGTTCTGAACATAGATTTTTTACTTAAACTTATTCCCAGTGTTGAACTCTCTCTTTCTGCTATGACTAATATCCCTGAGTCTGGAATCTCTAATTTGATTTCTCCAGAGAATAAATTTTCAGTCTCCTTTTGGGGAAACCTAGAGTGAGGATGGTATCCAGCTAACCTGTATACAGACTTCCAGTGAATCCCCCCCTCTTTCAGTTGTATAGCTGCTGCCTGCCTCAGAGGTTCCTGATGCTTTGAGTACAGAGGTTCTTGGGGGTCATGAGGACACCTAGTTAGTTGTCCACATTGTCAGTAACTTCCACCCACTGCAGATTGTAACTCTTGTGCTCCAAGTCATTTATCCCCTTCTACTTTCATCTTCTGAAAACACTGAAATCTCTCATATACTTTTGTCTCCTCTATTGACTTTTTTagattaatatttcatttatccctgtcattttagagatggagaagagagaaacatCTGTGGGCAGTCCACCATTTCTTAAATTCAAATTTGGCTATCAGCATTTTCAATAAGTTTTCCAGCTGATTctgataaatattaaaatgtgggAATCACTGATCAGAGCTCGAAAGGTACAGATTATACCTGGGGTAAAACTTGTGGCTGATTTTCAGGGAACTGTCTTATTTTTGGATTAAATTAGGTCTGTACTTCCTTTTCATAAGTCAAATAAAAAGCcttaataatgaagaaaaagtgTCCATTCAGCTTGGttgagtgcctgctctgtgccaagcatTACGCTACGTGTCAGGAATATAATAATGAGCAAAATGA of Manis javanica isolate MJ-LG chromosome 4, MJ_LKY, whole genome shotgun sequence contains these proteins:
- the CEP85 gene encoding centrosomal protein of 85 kDa isoform X4, giving the protein MLCSLPWIQSSTIRLAFSFRWFRFIAYLHWRAFGGHRILAALGKDFCSSSSSPSFQPIKSHITIPTAHVIPSTLGTSPAKPNSTPAGPSSSKLSLPGLAESVALTRNGDLAAMKRSPGLPREFMYLCGTTGENGIEQSWFPAVGYEREEEVRRFDIPSMESTLNQSAVMETLYSDPHYRVHFHNPRTETNKELYKVLPETKKAPGSGAVCERNGPHPSSSGVLPLGLQPAPGLSKPLPSQMWQPNPDPWHPRERSCELSTCRQQLELIRLQMEQMQLQNGAICHHPAAFAPSLPTLEPAQWISILNSNEHLLKEKELLIDKQRKHISQLEQKVRESELQVHSALLGRPAPFGDVCLLRLQELQRENTFLRAQFAQKTEALSKEKIELEKKLSTSEVEVQLIRESLKMALQKQSEEGKKQEERVKGRDKHINNLKKKCQKESEQNREKQQRIETLERYLADLPTLEDHQKQSQQLKDSELKSTELQERVTELESLLEETQAACREKEVQLESLRQRETEFSSTRRSLQDKRCVEMASGEGLAQQGEGPKMEMESWQKECDSLRKIVEKQRQKIDQLRSQVQSLEQEVAQEEGTSQALKEEAQRRETALQQMRTAVKELSVQNQDLIEKNLTLQEHLRQAQPGSPSSPDTAQLASELHQELASCLQDLQAVCSIVTQRAQGHDPNLSLLLGIHSTQHPETQLDLQKPDVIRRKLEEVQQLRRDIEDLRTTMSDRYAQDMGENCVTQ